In Gossypium arboreum isolate Shixiya-1 chromosome 5, ASM2569848v2, whole genome shotgun sequence, a single genomic region encodes these proteins:
- the LOC108487789 gene encoding dirigent protein 4-like: protein MRGTWMLSWILIICLSQVAVQSQYYSETLPYHPRPVKVTNLHFFMHRTTGVTIVVVAQANSTSNDNNSSVPFASLFAINDPLRTGPEPDSELIGNIQGIASVAGMNASSTEYLDFGFNTGKFNGSSLSVFSRGEPDLAVVGGRGQFMMARGVAQFNPILVNATNIIAEFNVTVIHY, encoded by the coding sequence ATGAGAGGAACATGGATGTTGAGTTGGATTCTGATCATCTGCCTCTCCCAAGTAGCAGTGCAGAGCCAATACTACTCGGAGACCCTACCATATCATCCCAGGCCAGTTAAGGTcaccaatcttcacttctttATGCACAGAACTACGGGTGTTACAATAGTCGTGGTAGCCCAAGCTAACAGCACAAGCAACGACAATAATTCATCAGTGCCATTTGCCTCCTTATTTGCCATTAATGATCCCCTCAGGACTGGTCCTGAGCCTGACTCAGAGTTGATTGGAAATATTCAGGGTATTGCGTCAGTGGCCGGAATGAATGCATCGAGCACGGAATACCTAGATTTTGGATTTAATACTGGTAAGTTTAACGGTAGCTCTCTAAGCGTATTTTCAAGGGGAGAACCTGATCTTGCCGTGGTCGGAGGAAGAGGACAATTCATGATGGCAAGAGGGGTTGCACAATTTAATCCTATCCTTGTAAATGCCACCAATATCATTGCTGAATTTAACGTTACTGTAATTCATTACTAA
- the LOC108484395 gene encoding dirigent protein 4-like → MRGTWMLSWILIICLSQVAVQSQYYSKSRPYHPRPAKVTNLHFFMHEHTGVTAVVVAQANITSNNSSVPFGTLVAVNDPLRTGPEPDSEVIGNVQGIALMAGMNASSTQYIDFAFNTGKFNGSSLSVFSRGEPGLAVVGGRGRFMMAAGVALFNPILINATNVIIELNVTVIHY, encoded by the coding sequence ATGAGAGGAACATGGATGTTGAGTTGGATTCTGATCATCTGCCTCTCCCAAGTAGCAGTGCAGAGCCAATACTACTCGAAGAGCCGACCATATCATCCCAGGCCAGCTAAGGTcaccaatcttcacttctttATGCACGAACATACGGGTGTTACAGCAGTCGTGGTAGCCCAAGCTAACATCACAAGCAATAATTCATCAGTGCCATTTGGCACCCTAGTTGCCGTTAATGATCCCCTGAGGACTGGTCCTGAGCCTGACTCGGAGGTGATTGGAAATGTTCAGGGTATTGCGCTAATGGCTGGAATGAATGCATCGAGCACACAATACATAGATTTTGCATTTAATACCGGTAAGTTTAACGGCAGCTCTCTAAGCGTATTTTCAAGGGGAGAACCTGGGCTTGCGGTGGTCGGAGGAAGAGGACGATTCATGATGGCAGCAGGGGTTGCACTATTTAACCCTATCCTTATAAATGCCACCAATGTCATTATTGAATTAAACGTTACTGTAATTCATTACTAA
- the LOC108483823 gene encoding dirigent protein 4-like gives MRGTLMLSWILIIFLSLVAVQSQYYSKSRAYHPRPAKVTNLHFFMHEHTGVTAVVLTQANITRNNSSLPFATLVAFNDPLRTGPEPDSEVIGNVQGIGLLSGMNASSTQYIDFGFNTGKFNGSSLSVFSRGEPGLAVVGGRGRFMMAKGVALFNPILINATTVIMEFNVTVIHH, from the coding sequence ATGAGAGGAACATTGATGTTGAGTTGGATTCTGATCATCTTCCTCTCCCTAGTAGCAGTGCAGAGCCAATACTACTCGAAGAGCCGAGCATATCATCCCAGGCCAGCTAAGGTcaccaatcttcacttctttATGCACGAACATACGGGTGTTACAGCAGTCGTGCTAACCCAAGCTAACATCACACGCAATAATTCATCACTGCCATTTGCCACCCTAGTTGCCTTTAATGATCCCCTCAGGACTGGTCCTGAGCCTGACTCGGAGGTGATTGGAAATGTTCAGGGTATTGGGCTCCTGTCCGGCATGAATGCATCGAGCACACAATACATAGATTTTGGATTTAATACCGGTAAGTTTAACGGCAGCTCTCTAAGCGTATTTTCAAGGGGAGAACCTGGGCTTGCGGTAGTCGGAGGAAGAGGACGATTCATGATGGCAAAAGGGGTTGCACTATTTAACCCTATCCTTATAAATGCCACCACTGTCATTATGGAATTTAACGTTACGGTTATTCATCACTAG
- the LOC108485326 gene encoding dirigent protein 4-like, protein MRGTLMLSWILIICLSLVAVQSQYYSKTLPYHPRPVKVTKLHFFMHEHAGVTAVQVAQVNITSNDNNSSVPFASLVAVNDPLRAGTEPDSEVIGNVQGITLLAGMNASSTQYIDFGFNTGKFNGSSLSVFSRGEPGLAIIGGRGRFMMAKGVALFNPVLINATKVIIEFKVTVIHY, encoded by the coding sequence ATGAGAGGAACATTGATGTTGAGTTGGATTCTGATCATCTGCCTCTCCCTAGTAGCAGTGCAGAGCCAATACTACTCGAAGACCCTACCATATCATCCCAGGCCAGTTAAGGTCACCAAACTTCACTTCTTTATGCACGAACATGCTGGTGTTACAGCAGTCCAGGTAGCCCAAGTTAACATCACAAGCAACGACAATAATTCATCAGTGCCATTTGCCTCCCTAGTTGCCGTTAATGATCCCCTCAGGGCTGGTACTGAGCCTGACTCGGAGGTGATTGGAAATGTTCAGGGTATTACGCTCCTGGCCGGAATGAATGCATCGAGCACGCAATACATAGATTTTGGATTTAATACCGGTAAGTTTAACGGCAGCTCTCTAAGCGTATTTTCAAGGGGAGAACCTGGGCTTGCGATAATCGGAGGAAGAGGACGATTCATGATGGCAAAAGGGGTTGCACTATTTAACCCTGTCCTTATAAATGCCACCAAAGTCATTATTGAATTTAAAGTTACGGTAATTCATTACTAA
- the LOC108487174 gene encoding dirigent protein 4-like, with the protein MRGSGTLMLSWVLIICLSLVGVQSQYYSETLPYRPRPVKVTNLHFFMHEFTGITAVQVAQVNITSNDNNSSVPFASLVAVNDPLRTGPEPDSELIGNVQGIALLAGMNASSTQYIDFGFNTGKFNGSSLSVFSRGEPGLAIVGGRGRFMMATGVAQFNPILINATNVIIEFNVTVIHY; encoded by the coding sequence ATGAGAGGAAGTGGAACATTGATGTTGAGTTGGGTTCTGATCATCTGCCTCTCCCTAGTAGGAGTGCAGAGCCAATACTACTCGGAGACCCTACCATATCGTCCCAGGCCAGTTAAGGTCACCAATCTTCACTTCTTCATGCACGAATTTACGGGTATTACAGCAGTCCAGGTAGCCCAAGTTAACATCACAAGCAACGACAATAATTCATCAGTGCCATTTGCCTCCCTCGTTGCCGTTAATGATCCCCTCAGGACTGGTCCTGAGCCTGACTCGGAGTTGATTGGAAATGTTCAGGGTATTGCGCTCCTGGCTGGAATGAATGCATCAAGCACGCAATacatagattttggattcaataCCGGTAAGTTTAACGGCAGCTCACTAAGCGTATTTTCAAGGGGAGAACCTGGGCTTGCGATAGTCGGAGGAAGAGGACGATTCATGATGGCAACAGGGGTCGCACAATTTAACCCTATCCTTATAAATGCAACCAATGTCATCATTGAATTTAACGTTACTGTAATTCATTACTAA